From Pirellulales bacterium, the proteins below share one genomic window:
- a CDS encoding polysaccharide pyruvyl transferase family protein, with protein sequence MSNTRARWAIPRRTFLGAACAAALSSRAWARNARTPRILLRSSWQTVNIGDIAHTPGVLALIEKHLPEAEVRLWPSKLDNGVDQLLLERFPRLQIVASADDLKAAFDECDLLLHGSGPFLVAERDVVRWSEGTGKPYGVFGITFSERNYTTKPLAPEAIAKTIDVLSAARFVYFRDSVSLELAKEKGCTSPVMEFGPDGAFATDLRDDRRADEFLRQHELERGKFLCCIPRLRYTPYWTIPSRKTSFDEVKHAHNEEYKERDHAPLREAIVAVVRETDMKVLLCPEDQTQMSIGKELLLDRLPADVQARVAWRPDYWLTAEARSTFLRSAGLFGHEMHSPIMCIGGGVPAIVCRWSEQTSKGIMWRDIGLGDWLFDMDQPDEVARIVPTVLSLAKDPAAAREKAARAQAFVETRQRAMTDTLAQQLSSA encoded by the coding sequence ATGAGCAATACACGAGCGCGGTGGGCGATTCCCCGGCGGACGTTTCTGGGAGCGGCCTGCGCGGCGGCCTTGAGCTCGCGCGCCTGGGCCCGCAACGCGCGCACGCCACGCATCCTGCTGCGCTCGTCGTGGCAAACGGTCAACATCGGCGACATCGCGCATACGCCGGGGGTACTCGCGCTTATCGAGAAGCACCTGCCCGAGGCCGAGGTGCGTCTCTGGCCGAGCAAGCTGGACAACGGCGTCGACCAGTTGCTGCTCGAACGTTTTCCGCGCTTGCAGATCGTGGCCAGCGCCGACGATCTGAAAGCCGCCTTCGACGAGTGCGACTTGCTGTTGCACGGCTCGGGACCGTTTCTGGTGGCCGAGCGTGACGTGGTGCGCTGGTCGGAAGGGACGGGCAAGCCGTATGGCGTCTTCGGTATCACGTTTTCCGAACGCAATTACACGACGAAGCCGCTGGCTCCGGAGGCGATCGCCAAGACGATCGACGTGCTGAGCGCGGCGCGCTTCGTGTACTTCCGCGATTCGGTATCGCTCGAACTGGCCAAGGAAAAAGGCTGCACGTCGCCGGTCATGGAGTTCGGGCCGGATGGCGCCTTTGCGACCGATCTCCGCGACGATCGGCGCGCCGACGAGTTTCTGCGGCAGCACGAGTTGGAGCGGGGCAAGTTTCTCTGCTGCATTCCCCGGCTGCGGTATACGCCGTACTGGACGATTCCCAGCCGCAAGACTTCCTTCGACGAAGTGAAGCACGCGCACAACGAGGAATACAAGGAGCGCGATCACGCGCCACTGCGCGAGGCGATCGTGGCCGTCGTGCGCGAGACCGACATGAAGGTGTTGCTCTGCCCTGAAGACCAGACGCAAATGTCGATCGGCAAGGAACTGCTGCTCGATCGTCTGCCGGCCGACGTGCAGGCGCGCGTCGCCTGGCGCCCCGACTATTGGCTGACGGCCGAGGCCCGCAGCACCTTCCTCCGGAGCGCAGGCCTCTTCGGTCACGAGATGCACAGCCCGATCATGTGTATCGGGGGGGGCGTGCCGGCGATCGTCTGCCGCTGGAGCGAGCAGACGAGCAAGGGCATCATGTGGCGCGACATCGGCCTGGGGGACTGGCTGTTCGACATGGATCAGCCGGACGAGGTGGCGCGTATCGTGCCCACGGTTCTATCGTTGGCCAAGGATCCGGCCGCGGCGCGGGAGAAAGCGGCTCGTGCCCAGGCATTTGTCGAAACGCGCCAACGGGCGATGACCGATACGTTGGCCCAACAGTTGAGTTCCGCGTGA
- a CDS encoding acyl-CoA dehydrogenase family protein, with protein MLQQAGPSSSSPFTAEHQAFRQSLRKFIDQEINPHVDQWEKAEIFPAHEVFKKMGDLGFLGVSFPEEYGGQGLDYWYNVVLCEELAGIHCGGIPMAIAVQSDMSTPALNDFGSHELKKKFLEPALRGEMVTSIAVTEPGSGSDVASIKTRAESDGDDYVINGSKLYITNGTQADWVCLLARTEPGTSYRGMSLIIVETNRPGFVVSRKLEKMGNHSSDTAELAFDNVRVPKSNRIGDEGMGFIYQMLQFQKERLVSAIMAYRGAERIIHMTIDYCRERQTFGRPLIDNQWIHFKLSELITEVEHLRQMSHHCVRKLMAGEDFTREASMAKLKAGRLVRETADTCMQFHGGMGYMEEYPMARYYRDSRLISIGGGADEVMLGIIAKYEGILPGKKRD; from the coding sequence ATGCTTCAGCAGGCGGGTCCTTCCTCTTCGTCTCCCTTTACCGCCGAACATCAGGCCTTTCGCCAGTCGTTGCGGAAGTTCATCGACCAGGAGATCAATCCCCACGTCGACCAGTGGGAGAAGGCCGAGATCTTTCCGGCCCACGAGGTCTTCAAGAAGATGGGAGACCTGGGCTTCCTCGGCGTGAGTTTTCCCGAGGAGTACGGCGGCCAGGGACTCGACTACTGGTACAACGTCGTGCTCTGCGAGGAGTTGGCCGGCATCCACTGCGGCGGCATTCCCATGGCGATTGCCGTGCAGAGCGACATGTCGACGCCGGCGCTCAACGATTTCGGCTCGCACGAGCTGAAGAAGAAGTTTCTCGAGCCGGCGCTGCGGGGTGAGATGGTCACCTCGATTGCCGTCACCGAGCCGGGATCCGGCTCGGACGTGGCCTCGATCAAGACGCGGGCCGAATCGGACGGCGACGACTACGTCATCAACGGCAGCAAGCTCTACATCACCAACGGCACTCAGGCCGACTGGGTCTGTCTGCTCGCGCGGACCGAGCCGGGCACCAGTTATCGCGGCATGTCGCTGATTATCGTCGAGACGAATCGGCCCGGCTTCGTGGTCAGCCGCAAGCTCGAAAAGATGGGCAACCACTCGAGCGACACGGCCGAACTGGCCTTCGATAACGTCCGGGTGCCGAAGAGCAATCGCATCGGCGACGAGGGAATGGGCTTCATCTATCAGATGCTGCAATTCCAGAAGGAACGCCTGGTCAGCGCCATCATGGCGTATCGTGGAGCCGAGCGCATCATCCACATGACCATCGACTACTGCCGCGAGCGGCAAACCTTTGGCCGCCCGCTGATCGACAACCAGTGGATCCACTTCAAATTGTCGGAATTGATTACCGAGGTGGAGCACCTGCGGCAGATGAGCCACCATTGCGTTCGCAAATTGATGGCGGGCGAAGATTTCACCCGCGAGGCCTCGATGGCCAAGCTCAAGGCCGGGCGGCTGGTCCGCGAAACGGCCGATACCTGCATGCAGTTCCACGGCGGCATGGGCTACATGGAAGAGTATCCCATGGCGCGCTACTACCGCGACTCGCGACTGATCTCGATCGGCGGCGGCGCGGACGAGGTAATGCTGGGCATCATCGCCAAGTACGAAGGCATCCTGCCGGGCAAGAAACGGGACTGA
- a CDS encoding hemerythrin domain-containing protein, with protein MDAISIAEQALVEHRILQHVKAALRLCLDWQASEVGLNRKISSVRFTAQSLQRHLERMMGLEEDGGYMDAVREQKPNWTTKVEGLAEDHAQIRRRLAEVMPSLEGEDAHDSDRFTDVCERLAVLLALLDEHDQKEIDLLMEVFTEDLGGEG; from the coding sequence ATGGACGCCATCTCGATCGCCGAACAGGCCCTCGTCGAACACCGCATCCTGCAACATGTGAAGGCGGCGCTCCGCCTGTGCCTCGATTGGCAGGCCAGCGAAGTCGGGCTGAACCGCAAGATCTCCAGCGTCCGCTTTACGGCCCAATCGCTCCAGCGGCATCTCGAGCGGATGATGGGGCTCGAGGAGGACGGGGGCTACATGGACGCCGTGCGCGAGCAAAAGCCCAACTGGACCACCAAGGTCGAAGGCCTGGCCGAGGATCATGCCCAAATTCGTCGCCGGTTGGCCGAGGTGATGCCGTCGCTCGAAGGAGAGGACGCCCACGATTCGGATCGTTTCACCGACGTCTGCGAACGCCTCGCCGTACTTCTCGCCCTGCTCGATGAGCACGACCAGAAAGAAATCGACCTGCTGATGGAGGTCTTTACCGAAGACCTCGGGGGCGAAGGCTGA
- the rpsR gene encoding 30S ribosomal protein S18 codes for MAFRKPTKSVAKKRSRNAARSKKKDPVFVDGVRPRPMYVDYKDLELLGKLTSRHGRLVSRRKSGCTAVSQNAVAKAIKRARFMALLPYVAD; via the coding sequence ATGGCATTCCGAAAACCGACCAAGTCGGTCGCCAAGAAGCGTTCGCGCAACGCGGCGCGTAGCAAGAAGAAGGACCCGGTCTTTGTCGATGGCGTACGTCCCCGGCCGATGTACGTGGACTACAAGGATCTCGAGTTGCTGGGCAAGCTGACCAGCCGTCATGGCCGCTTGGTGAGCCGCCGCAAGAGCGGTTGCACCGCCGTGAGCCAGAACGCGGTCGCCAAGGCGATCAAGCGGGCACGCTTCATGGCCCTCTTGCCGTACGTGGCCGATTGA
- the prfB gene encoding peptide chain release factor 2 codes for MVPKRSSSGSSSFETLFDYAGKQSAAATIEAQMTVAGFWDNPERAQEVVGQLKAVNAILKPLAKLVSSAEDLQVLAEMAEEDQGAAGELASELDRLELEVDDLELKSLLNGPHDANNAIMTINARDGGTDANDWAEMLLRMYIQWAEDAGYTVEILDRQDNDEAGINSASLAIRGPMAYGYLKGETGMHRLVRISPFNAEGKRQTSFSAVDVSPEVAESGEIEIRDDDIREDVFRASGAGGQHVNKTSSAVRLTHLPTGIVVQCQNERSQHKNRAMALKMLRARLARIEEEKREAEQAAKYNERPKIGFGSQIRDYFQHPDQRIKDKRTNFAATNFQDVMDGHIQGFLDAFLRWRLHGEG; via the coding sequence ATCGTTCCGAAGCGATCCAGCAGCGGATCCTCCAGCTTCGAGACTCTCTTTGACTACGCGGGCAAGCAATCCGCGGCGGCCACGATCGAAGCGCAGATGACGGTGGCGGGGTTTTGGGATAATCCCGAGCGTGCCCAGGAGGTCGTCGGCCAGCTCAAGGCGGTGAACGCCATCCTCAAGCCGCTCGCCAAGCTCGTGAGCAGCGCCGAGGATTTGCAGGTGCTGGCCGAGATGGCCGAGGAAGATCAAGGGGCCGCTGGCGAGCTCGCCAGCGAATTGGATCGCCTCGAGCTCGAGGTCGACGATCTCGAGCTCAAGTCGTTGCTCAACGGTCCGCACGACGCCAACAACGCGATCATGACGATCAACGCCCGCGACGGTGGCACCGACGCCAACGACTGGGCCGAGATGCTGCTGCGAATGTACATCCAGTGGGCGGAAGACGCCGGCTACACCGTCGAGATTCTCGATCGTCAGGATAACGACGAGGCGGGCATCAACAGCGCCAGCCTGGCGATTCGTGGCCCCATGGCCTATGGCTATCTCAAGGGAGAGACGGGCATGCACCGGCTGGTGCGGATCAGCCCCTTCAACGCCGAAGGCAAGCGGCAGACCAGCTTCTCGGCCGTCGACGTTTCGCCCGAGGTGGCGGAGTCGGGCGAGATCGAGATCCGCGACGATGACATCCGCGAGGATGTCTTCCGCGCCAGCGGCGCCGGTGGCCAGCACGTCAACAAGACGTCGAGCGCCGTGCGTTTGACCCACCTGCCGACCGGCATCGTCGTGCAGTGTCAGAACGAGCGCAGCCAACATAAGAATCGCGCCATGGCGCTCAAGATGTTGCGAGCACGGTTGGCACGCATTGAAGAAGAAAAGCGCGAGGCCGAGCAGGCGGCGAAGTACAACGAACGTCCGAAAATTGGCTTTGGCTCGCAGATTCGGGACTATTTCCAGCATCCCGATCAGCGGATCAAGGACAAACGGACGAATTTCGCCGCGACAAACTTCCAGGATGTGATGGATGGTCACATTCAGGGGTTTCTCGATGCGTTTCTCCGTTGGCGGCTGCATGGCGAAGGATAG
- a CDS encoding glycosyltransferase family 39 protein, producing the protein MKSSVDGMADVAGGGRWWGELEFGLLLLLVVAIYFTRISDLSVRGEEPRRARVAVEMLESGDWLIPRQQGLPFLSRPPLGSWVIAWAGMLHGEIDTFATRFPSLLATLLTACLVYWYGRTFMSATGALASGVAYATFGQILQIGRLAETEATFTLLVAMSMLIWHYGYMRGWNSALAFSAGYVLAALGALAKGPQAPVYFAGSVVIYLLVVRRDWRTLLGWGHFVGLGAFAVVLGAWQVPMWRELGTDAVWAVWNGDVKMRFADMSWTTIVLHLVTYPLEILGCTAPWSVFLLVYTKRSFRGNLGPALPSVLFLVTCLAVTFPSCWLTPGARGRYFMPMYPCLALLCGLAVERCAAVARDYEWQRLWKVFLGGFAGLMVLGALVIAGASLFGTSNETPLAQPAAWAVVFVVASLSTAVVCIVALRRHDAMSGRQGIVAVGLYVGLIFTIVVLNEAIVASEDTAGSVARLKHELPGDVELVSLGQIHHNFAFHYRQRIPVVSRPETSADVPAEVDFFCINQNGGEQIELPFAWEPVATIVCDRRRRDDPQELVIVGRRMASERAEVETATRPTNAR; encoded by the coding sequence ATGAAGTCGAGCGTTGATGGCATGGCGGACGTTGCCGGCGGAGGGCGCTGGTGGGGCGAGTTGGAATTCGGCCTGCTCCTGCTGCTGGTCGTGGCGATCTACTTCACGCGCATCTCCGACCTGAGCGTGCGAGGCGAAGAGCCGCGCCGCGCGCGGGTCGCCGTCGAGATGCTCGAGTCGGGAGACTGGCTCATCCCGCGCCAACAGGGACTCCCCTTCTTGAGCCGTCCGCCGCTGGGAAGTTGGGTCATCGCCTGGGCCGGCATGCTGCACGGCGAGATCGATACGTTTGCCACACGCTTTCCAAGCCTTTTGGCGACCCTGCTAACCGCCTGCCTGGTGTACTGGTATGGTCGCACGTTCATGTCGGCCACGGGCGCGCTCGCCTCGGGAGTAGCGTACGCCACCTTTGGACAGATCCTGCAGATCGGCCGCCTGGCCGAGACCGAGGCCACGTTCACGCTGCTCGTCGCGATGTCGATGTTGATCTGGCACTACGGTTACATGCGCGGCTGGAACTCGGCGCTGGCGTTTAGCGCCGGGTATGTACTGGCAGCGCTCGGGGCCTTGGCGAAAGGGCCCCAGGCGCCGGTCTACTTCGCCGGCTCGGTCGTGATCTACCTGCTCGTCGTGCGGCGCGACTGGCGCACGCTGCTGGGCTGGGGGCACTTTGTCGGCCTCGGAGCGTTCGCCGTCGTGCTGGGCGCGTGGCAGGTTCCGATGTGGCGCGAGCTGGGGACCGACGCTGTGTGGGCCGTGTGGAATGGCGACGTGAAGATGCGCTTCGCCGATATGAGCTGGACGACGATCGTCCTGCACCTGGTGACCTATCCGCTCGAGATCCTCGGCTGCACGGCCCCCTGGTCGGTCTTCTTGCTGGTCTATACGAAGCGCTCGTTCCGCGGCAACCTGGGCCCGGCGCTGCCCTCTGTGTTGTTCCTCGTGACGTGCCTGGCGGTGACGTTCCCCAGTTGCTGGCTGACGCCCGGCGCGCGCGGACGGTACTTCATGCCGATGTACCCCTGCCTGGCGCTGCTCTGCGGGCTTGCCGTCGAGCGCTGCGCCGCCGTGGCCCGCGACTACGAATGGCAGCGCCTGTGGAAGGTTTTCCTGGGGGGCTTCGCGGGTTTGATGGTGCTGGGGGCGCTCGTCATCGCCGGCGCGTCGCTCTTCGGCACGTCGAACGAGACCCCGCTCGCGCAGCCGGCGGCGTGGGCCGTGGTATTTGTGGTGGCATCTCTGTCTACGGCGGTCGTTTGTATCGTGGCACTACGACGCCACGACGCGATGAGTGGCCGGCAAGGCATTGTTGCCGTCGGGCTTTATGTAGGGCTCATATTCACGATCGTCGTGCTGAACGAGGCGATCGTAGCGAGCGAGGATACCGCGGGCTCGGTGGCGCGACTGAAGCACGAGTTGCCCGGCGACGTCGAGCTGGTGAGCCTGGGGCAGATTCACCACAACTTTGCCTTTCACTACCGCCAGCGGATCCCGGTCGTCTCGCGGCCGGAGACGAGTGCCGACGTGCCGGCCGAGGTCGATTTCTTCTGCATCAATCAGAACGGCGGCGAGCAAATCGAATTGCCCTTTGCCTGGGAGCCAGTGGCAACCATCGTCTGCGACCGCCGCCGCCGCGACGATCCGCAAGAGCTGGTGATCGTGGGACGCCGCATGGCTAGCGAACGGGCCGAGGTAGAAACGGCCACGCGGCCGACGAATGCACGATGA
- a CDS encoding DUF1559 domain-containing protein — MSNDDFKSPAPRRRIQFGLWELFVAVSAVAVFLALWNQVGWLAPWFAPALACCAAAFLFRRAWVHWLLAAFASLFLGVLFLPAVQSRGPAPMSMCRNNLKQLGLALYNYHEHFGCYPPAYVADAQGRPMHSWRALLLPFFEGGDLATKYRFDEPWDGPNNRRLHHTVPILLQCPSRTDRRNTSDYLAVMGPGTMWPGSEPFRAEQITDDPSQTIMLVEVANSDVIWCEPRDLHISQMSPRVNPRQGQGISSHHAERALVVMSDASAVTLYDTITPENLRALLSPSGGEAIDWHGMDQP; from the coding sequence ATGAGCAACGACGATTTCAAGTCGCCGGCACCGCGACGCCGCATCCAGTTCGGCCTGTGGGAGCTATTCGTGGCCGTCTCGGCGGTGGCCGTGTTTCTCGCACTTTGGAATCAAGTCGGCTGGCTGGCCCCCTGGTTCGCGCCGGCGCTGGCGTGCTGTGCCGCGGCGTTTTTGTTCCGGCGCGCATGGGTACATTGGTTGTTGGCTGCATTCGCATCTCTGTTTCTAGGGGTGCTGTTTCTTCCAGCGGTACAAAGTCGCGGTCCAGCTCCGATGTCGATGTGCAGGAACAATCTCAAGCAATTGGGCCTTGCGCTGTACAACTATCACGAGCATTTCGGATGCTATCCGCCCGCGTATGTCGCCGATGCGCAAGGCCGCCCCATGCATAGCTGGCGGGCCTTGTTGCTGCCGTTTTTTGAAGGGGGCGATTTGGCGACGAAGTATCGTTTCGATGAACCCTGGGATGGGCCCAACAATCGACGACTGCACCACACGGTGCCCATCCTGCTGCAATGTCCCTCGCGCACCGATCGCCGAAACACCTCCGACTACTTGGCGGTCATGGGTCCGGGCACGATGTGGCCCGGCAGCGAGCCGTTTCGAGCCGAGCAGATCACCGACGACCCCTCGCAGACGATCATGCTCGTCGAGGTGGCAAACTCGGATGTGATCTGGTGCGAGCCGCGAGACTTGCACATCAGCCAGATGTCGCCACGTGTCAATCCGCGGCAGGGGCAAGGAATCTCGAGCCACCATGCCGAAAGGGCACTGGTCGTTATGTCGGACGCATCCGCCGTAACGCTGTACGACACCATCACTCCGGAAAACCTTCGCGCGCTGCTCTCACCCAGCGGCGGAGAAGCAATCGATTGGCACGGAATGGATCAGCCATGA
- a CDS encoding sulfatase: MRYAFWSTLLLVNLASFAGAADEKPKLNVLLIVSDDLNTRLGCYGDPLVKSPNIDRLAARGVRFDRAYCQYPLCNPSRASFLTGRRPDHTGVRENQTHFRQVDPDLVTLPQHFRHHGYYVARVGKLYHYGVPTQIGTDGLDDPPSWEKVTNPRGRDRDDEDQIFTLVPGQFGGTLSWLSADGTDEEQTDAIGAAAMVKELEAHRDEPFFLAMGFYRPHTPYVAPHRYFEMYPTSDIELPVNTEEDRADVPPAALTIKREEAAMTDDQRRHAIQAYHAATTFMDAQVGKVLDAVDRLGLAENTVIVFMADHGYHLGEHGLWQKRSLFEQSARVPFIIAAPGTKVRGTPSTALVELVDLYPTLAELCGLPAPKKVDGRSVRAQLDDPQLPARKAALTQVTHGRTSRREPQRPDVLGYSIRTDRWRYIEWDEGRAGRELYDHESDPGENDNLAENPEHAATVSELKVLLAETRENGKSK, from the coding sequence ATGCGATACGCATTTTGGTCGACGCTTTTACTCGTGAATCTCGCGTCCTTCGCGGGCGCCGCCGATGAAAAGCCCAAGCTCAACGTGCTGTTGATCGTCTCGGACGACCTGAACACCAGGCTGGGGTGCTACGGCGATCCGCTGGTGAAGTCGCCGAACATCGATCGGCTGGCGGCGCGCGGCGTACGTTTCGACCGCGCGTACTGCCAATACCCGCTCTGCAACCCGAGCCGGGCTTCGTTCCTCACCGGCCGTCGGCCCGATCACACGGGCGTGCGCGAGAATCAAACGCATTTCCGCCAGGTCGATCCCGACCTGGTCACGCTGCCGCAGCACTTTCGCCACCACGGCTACTACGTGGCCCGGGTGGGCAAGCTCTACCACTACGGCGTGCCGACGCAGATCGGCACCGATGGTCTCGACGATCCTCCTTCTTGGGAAAAGGTGACCAATCCGCGCGGCCGCGATCGGGACGATGAGGATCAGATCTTCACCCTTGTCCCGGGGCAGTTCGGCGGCACGCTGAGCTGGCTTTCGGCCGACGGGACGGACGAGGAGCAGACCGACGCCATCGGCGCCGCCGCGATGGTGAAGGAACTCGAAGCGCACCGGGACGAGCCGTTCTTTCTCGCGATGGGTTTCTATCGTCCCCACACGCCCTACGTCGCGCCGCATCGCTACTTCGAGATGTATCCCACGTCCGACATCGAGCTACCGGTGAACACCGAAGAGGATCGCGCCGACGTGCCTCCCGCGGCGCTGACGATCAAACGCGAGGAGGCTGCCATGACCGACGACCAGCGCCGACATGCGATTCAGGCCTATCATGCCGCCACCACCTTCATGGATGCCCAGGTGGGCAAGGTGCTCGACGCCGTCGATCGCTTGGGCCTGGCCGAGAACACGGTGATCGTCTTCATGGCCGACCACGGCTACCATCTGGGAGAACACGGCCTGTGGCAAAAGAGGTCGCTGTTCGAGCAATCGGCTCGCGTGCCGTTTATCATCGCGGCGCCGGGCACGAAGGTGCGGGGCACGCCTTCGACGGCGCTCGTCGAGTTGGTCGATCTCTATCCGACACTGGCCGAATTGTGCGGATTGCCCGCGCCGAAGAAAGTCGACGGCCGCAGCGTGCGTGCGCAGCTCGACGATCCGCAACTCCCCGCGCGTAAAGCGGCGCTCACGCAAGTCACGCACGGACGGACGAGCAGACGCGAGCCTCAGCGACCGGACGTGTTGGGCTACAGCATCCGCACGGATCGCTGGCGCTACATCGAATGGGACGAAGGCCGCGCGGGTCGCGAACTGTACGACCACGAAAGCGACCCCGGCGAGAATGACAATCTGGCCGAGAATCCCGAGCACGCGGCGACGGTGAGCGAATTGAAGGTATTGCTGGCCGAGACGCGCGAGAACGGCAAAAGCAAGTAA
- a CDS encoding DUF1501 domain-containing protein, whose protein sequence is MAGPDRDTHTSEHACHGLTSLFAPRANDLIRVGSRRWFLQTGLAGIAGLSLADVLRGRAWAASPESALQGASSATRATQKTSVIMFWLSGGPSHLDMWDPKPDAPAEIRGPFGTIPTKLPGVRFSEHLPLQASIADKLTVLRSIDCSASNHTPITMQAGNPLARRTDDGRDGDGYPSMGSIVAKFRGANDPSMPPFVGLADSWVADVWGAGHMGSRYEPVKGTELAGRFNLPKGATVERLQNRHDLRVQLDRLRRDLDTQHTLERLDDYHQQAFDMVLSGKVQKAFNLDEEKNELRDAYGRTSVGEKALLARRMVEAGVTFTLVSGAWGYFDHHGDEVKWGGIEKGLKPLLPTIDQTLYALITDLEERGLLDSTLVLMLGEFGRTPVMTKTAGRGHWTNCMSMLAAGGGLPHGQVVGATDARGYGIIERLITPQDLAATVFRFLDIDLNGHWMSPQGRPTPIVTEGGMPIAELVG, encoded by the coding sequence ATGGCCGGTCCCGATCGAGACACGCACACGAGCGAACACGCATGCCATGGCCTCACGTCCCTCTTCGCCCCACGGGCGAATGACCTGATCCGCGTCGGTTCGCGACGCTGGTTCTTGCAGACGGGGCTGGCGGGTATCGCGGGATTGTCTCTGGCCGACGTGTTGCGCGGCCGCGCATGGGCCGCTTCGCCCGAAAGTGCCTTGCAAGGTGCGAGTTCTGCCACGCGCGCGACTCAAAAAACTTCGGTCATCATGTTCTGGCTCTCGGGCGGGCCGAGCCATCTCGATATGTGGGACCCCAAGCCCGATGCCCCGGCCGAGATCCGCGGGCCCTTCGGCACCATTCCCACGAAGCTGCCCGGCGTGCGCTTCAGCGAGCATCTGCCCCTGCAGGCGAGCATCGCCGACAAGCTGACCGTGCTCCGCTCGATCGACTGCAGCGCCAGCAACCATACGCCGATCACCATGCAGGCGGGCAACCCGCTCGCGCGCCGCACCGACGACGGTCGCGATGGCGATGGATACCCCTCGATGGGTTCGATCGTGGCGAAGTTCCGCGGCGCGAACGATCCCAGTATGCCACCGTTCGTCGGCCTGGCCGATTCCTGGGTTGCCGACGTGTGGGGCGCCGGGCACATGGGCTCGCGCTATGAACCGGTGAAAGGCACCGAGCTTGCCGGGCGCTTCAACCTGCCCAAGGGTGCCACCGTCGAGCGTTTGCAGAATCGTCATGATCTGCGCGTGCAGCTCGATCGCCTACGGCGCGATCTCGATACGCAGCACACGCTCGAGCGCCTCGACGACTACCATCAGCAGGCGTTCGACATGGTCCTGTCGGGCAAGGTGCAGAAGGCTTTCAACCTCGACGAGGAAAAGAACGAGCTGCGCGACGCCTACGGCCGCACGAGCGTGGGCGAAAAGGCGCTGCTCGCACGGCGCATGGTCGAGGCGGGCGTCACCTTTACGCTTGTGAGCGGCGCGTGGGGTTACTTCGATCACCACGGCGACGAAGTGAAATGGGGAGGCATCGAGAAGGGGCTCAAGCCGCTGTTGCCCACGATCGACCAGACGCTCTACGCGCTGATCACGGATCTCGAAGAGCGCGGACTGCTCGACAGCACGCTCGTGCTCATGCTGGGGGAGTTCGGTCGCACACCGGTGATGACGAAGACCGCCGGCCGCGGCCATTGGACCAACTGCATGTCGATGCTCGCCGCCGGGGGTGGCCTGCCGCACGGCCAGGTCGTGGGCGCGACCGACGCCCGCGGTTACGGCATCATCGAGCGCCTTATTACGCCGCAAGATCTGGCAGCCACGGTCTTCCGCTTCCTCGACATCGACCTCAATGGCCACTGGATGAGCCCGCAAGGAAGGCCCACGCCGATCGTGACCGAAGGGGGCATGCCGATCGCGGAGTTGGTGGGGTAG
- a CDS encoding response regulator gives MSKKALVADDSITMQKILIRSLQSIGVPAAVEAADGNEAVALFKPGEFDMVLTDWNMPGKSGLEVIQEIRAQDKHVPIIMVTTEAEKGRVLKAIEAGVSDYLVQPFTADTLREKLARHGC, from the coding sequence ATGAGCAAGAAGGCCCTCGTCGCCGACGATTCGATCACGATGCAGAAGATTCTCATCCGCTCGCTACAGTCGATCGGCGTGCCTGCGGCCGTCGAAGCGGCCGATGGCAACGAAGCCGTCGCCCTCTTCAAGCCGGGCGAGTTCGACATGGTGCTCACCGACTGGAATATGCCGGGTAAATCCGGGCTCGAAGTCATTCAGGAGATTCGCGCCCAGGACAAGCACGTTCCCATCATCATGGTCACCACCGAGGCCGAAAAAGGCCGCGTGCTCAAGGCCATCGAGGCGGGCGTCTCCGACTATCTCGTACAACCATTCACGGCCGATACTCTGCGAGAAAAACTCGCCAGGCATGGCTGCTGA